In Labilibaculum sp. DW002, one DNA window encodes the following:
- the hemL gene encoding glutamate-1-semialdehyde 2,1-aminomutase: MHQYKRSSELFDQAQQYIPGGVNSPVRAFKSVGGTPVFIKKAKGSILTDEDNNEYIDYISSWGPMILGHAHPSVIKAIKDKVEDSTSFGAPTGLEIEIAKLIVDMVPNIDKVRMVNSGTEACMSAIRVARGYTGRNKFIKFEGCYHGHSDSFLIKAGSGASTFGEPNSPGVTPGTANDTLTAKYNDIENVKQVVADNKGEISAIIIEAIAGNMGCVLPKKGFLEELRQICDEEGILLIFDEVMSGFRLAKGGAQEYFGVKADLVTFGKVIGGGMPVGAYAGPDEIMKVVSPVGPVYQAGTLSGNPIAMIAGYTLLTELNEKPEHFTELAAKCEYLHKGLDKVLTASGFDYKINRCGSMISIFFTDVDVVDFDTAATANNELFPKFFHEMLKRGVYLPPSSFESYFLSNSLTYEMLDKTIQAAKESLEAMK, translated from the coding sequence ATGCACCAATACAAAAGAAGTTCAGAGCTGTTCGATCAAGCTCAGCAATATATTCCAGGAGGTGTTAACTCACCAGTTAGAGCTTTTAAATCGGTAGGTGGTACGCCTGTTTTTATTAAGAAAGCAAAAGGTAGTATTCTTACCGATGAAGATAATAACGAGTATATCGATTATATTTCTTCATGGGGCCCAATGATTCTTGGTCATGCCCATCCAAGTGTGATTAAAGCCATTAAGGATAAGGTTGAAGATTCAACATCATTTGGAGCACCAACAGGATTGGAAATTGAAATTGCTAAACTCATTGTGGATATGGTTCCAAATATCGACAAGGTGAGAATGGTAAATTCAGGAACAGAGGCTTGTATGTCGGCTATTCGTGTCGCTCGTGGTTATACGGGACGCAACAAATTTATTAAGTTCGAAGGTTGCTATCATGGCCACTCTGATTCTTTCTTAATTAAAGCAGGTTCAGGTGCAAGTACTTTTGGCGAACCAAATTCACCAGGAGTGACACCAGGAACTGCTAACGATACCTTAACGGCAAAATACAACGATATTGAAAACGTAAAGCAAGTTGTTGCCGATAATAAGGGTGAAATTTCAGCTATTATTATCGAAGCGATTGCTGGTAATATGGGTTGTGTATTGCCTAAAAAAGGCTTCCTTGAAGAGTTGCGTCAGATTTGTGATGAAGAAGGTATTCTTTTGATTTTTGACGAAGTAATGTCTGGGTTCCGTTTAGCAAAAGGTGGTGCACAAGAATACTTTGGCGTTAAAGCCGACTTGGTAACTTTTGGTAAGGTTATCGGTGGTGGTATGCCTGTAGGCGCTTACGCCGGACCAGATGAAATTATGAAAGTTGTTTCTCCTGTAGGTCCTGTTTACCAAGCTGGAACCCTATCAGGTAATCCTATTGCCATGATTGCTGGTTACACTCTATTGACTGAACTTAACGAGAAGCCAGAGCATTTCACTGAGCTAGCTGCTAAATGTGAATACCTTCATAAAGGTTTAGATAAGGTACTAACTGCATCAGGATTTGATTACAAGATAAACCGTTGTGGGTCGATGATCTCCATCTTTTTCACCGATGTTGATGTGGTTGATTTCGATACAGCAGCTACGGCAAACAACGAGTTATTCCCCAAGTTCTTTCATGAAATGTTGAAGCGCGGTGTTTATTTGCCACCATCATCATTCGAGAGTTATTTCCTATCTAACTCATTAACTTATGAGATGCTTGACAAAACCATTCAAGCTGCTAAGGAATCATTGGAAGCGATGAAATAA
- a CDS encoding double-cubane-cluster-containing anaerobic reductase encodes MADYTKMWTDLGLNHANHDALLENLGGAYQSIFMSQEQRPEGMGYFDFVMSEAHGLRIQELGEEQEAGRKIIGSFCVFVPEELVLAAGCTSVGLCAGADFAQEEVEKVLPRNTCSLIKSFFGFSLGKVCPYMEVSDLIVGENTCDGKKKSFETFSQMVPNFYQMDLPQNKAPMGRKLLKHEYMAFVAKLEEMTGKKISLEDLKQGIATVNAKRNALARLSKVRMADPSPISGLDALLINQIAFLDNPARFTEKVNALCDELELSVKENKGVKAEKAPRIVISGCPMAIPNWKVPAIIEATGAVIVGEESCIGERGQRNTTDASADSLDGLIDAVVDRYFKIDCAVFTPNQERVEHIKEMAKNTSSDGVIHYGLQFCQPYIMESYSVEKTLEKDGVSVLRLETDYSQEDMGQLSTRVEAFVEIIK; translated from the coding sequence ATGGCAGATTACACAAAAATGTGGACAGATCTTGGTTTGAACCATGCTAATCACGATGCTTTATTAGAGAATTTAGGTGGAGCATACCAATCTATTTTTATGTCTCAGGAGCAACGTCCTGAAGGGATGGGATATTTTGATTTCGTAATGAGTGAAGCTCATGGGCTTAGAATTCAAGAATTGGGTGAAGAGCAGGAGGCAGGACGAAAGATTATTGGTTCTTTTTGTGTTTTTGTTCCAGAAGAGTTAGTATTGGCAGCTGGTTGTACTTCTGTTGGCTTATGTGCTGGTGCAGATTTTGCTCAAGAAGAAGTTGAAAAAGTACTGCCTCGTAATACTTGTTCTTTGATCAAATCATTTTTTGGTTTTTCGTTGGGTAAGGTTTGTCCTTATATGGAAGTTTCTGACCTTATTGTTGGCGAGAATACTTGCGATGGAAAGAAAAAGTCATTTGAAACTTTTAGTCAAATGGTGCCAAATTTCTACCAAATGGACCTACCTCAAAACAAGGCTCCAATGGGAAGAAAACTATTAAAGCATGAATACATGGCTTTTGTTGCTAAGTTAGAAGAAATGACTGGCAAAAAAATTAGCTTAGAAGATTTAAAGCAGGGAATTGCTACTGTAAATGCAAAACGAAATGCCTTAGCTCGCTTGTCTAAAGTTCGTATGGCAGATCCTAGTCCAATTTCTGGATTGGACGCTTTATTAATCAACCAAATTGCATTTTTAGACAATCCTGCTCGTTTTACTGAGAAGGTAAATGCTTTATGTGATGAATTAGAATTGTCTGTAAAAGAAAATAAAGGCGTAAAAGCTGAAAAAGCTCCTCGTATTGTTATTTCTGGTTGTCCTATGGCAATTCCTAATTGGAAAGTCCCTGCTATAATTGAAGCCACAGGTGCTGTAATTGTTGGTGAAGAATCATGTATTGGTGAGCGTGGTCAGCGCAATACAACTGATGCTTCTGCAGATTCGCTTGATGGTCTTATTGATGCAGTTGTTGATCGTTATTTCAAAATTGATTGTGCAGTATTTACACCAAATCAAGAACGTGTAGAACACATTAAAGAGATGGCTAAAAATACAAGCTCTGATGGTGTAATTCATTACGGACTTCAATTCTGTCAGCCATATATCATGGAATCTTATTCTGTAGAAAAAACCTTAGAAAAAGATGGTGTTTCTGTTTTGAGATTAGAAACTGATTATAGTCAGGAAGACATGGGCCAATTATCAACTCGAGTTGAAGCTTTTGTTGAAATCATAAAGTAA
- a CDS encoding pyridoxal-phosphate dependent enzyme, giving the protein MKITKEILQETQQRIKPFVHRTPIMSSQLINEIAGVEIYFKCENFQKMGAFKMRGATNAILQLSETEREFGVATHSSGNFAQALALAAKLQGIKAYVVMPSNAPEIKKTAVKGYGGDVIECIPTLEARETTLNDIVNKTGAIFLHPYNDYQVIEGQGTAAMELIEEHDDLDAIFTPVGGGGLLAGTAMAAHHFSPKTKVIAGEPMGADDAWQSLQKGEIVPQTNPQTIADGLLTSLGDKTFPIIKEHVEEIIRVEEKEIIAAMRLIWERMKLIVEPSSAVALAALLKEKKKYKGQKIGIILSGGNVELSKLPF; this is encoded by the coding sequence ATGAAAATCACTAAAGAAATTTTACAGGAAACACAACAAAGAATAAAACCCTTTGTTCACAGAACTCCAATTATGAGTTCTCAATTGATAAATGAAATTGCTGGTGTGGAAATCTATTTTAAATGTGAGAATTTTCAAAAGATGGGAGCATTTAAAATGCGTGGTGCTACAAATGCAATACTTCAATTATCGGAAACCGAGAGAGAGTTCGGTGTTGCTACGCATTCATCAGGTAATTTTGCTCAAGCATTAGCTCTTGCTGCAAAATTGCAAGGCATTAAAGCTTATGTGGTAATGCCATCTAACGCACCAGAAATAAAAAAGACTGCTGTTAAAGGTTATGGTGGCGATGTAATTGAATGCATTCCTACACTTGAAGCTAGAGAAACGACTTTAAATGACATTGTAAATAAAACTGGAGCAATTTTTCTACATCCTTATAATGATTATCAGGTAATTGAAGGACAAGGAACTGCTGCAATGGAGTTAATTGAAGAACATGATGATTTGGATGCTATTTTTACACCTGTTGGTGGTGGTGGTTTGTTAGCCGGAACTGCTATGGCTGCACATCATTTTTCTCCAAAAACAAAAGTAATTGCAGGTGAACCAATGGGTGCAGATGATGCTTGGCAATCTTTGCAAAAAGGAGAAATTGTGCCACAAACCAATCCTCAAACAATTGCTGATGGACTTCTAACCTCTCTTGGAGATAAAACATTCCCAATCATTAAAGAACATGTTGAGGAAATAATTAGGGTGGAAGAAAAAGAAATTATAGCTGCTATGAGGCTAATTTGGGAGCGAATGAAACTCATTGTAGAACCATCAAGTGCCGTCGCTCTTGCAGCCTTACTAAAAGAGAAGAAAAAGTACAAAGGACAGAAAATTGGCATCATACTTTCGGGTGGTAATGTTGAGTTGAGTAAGTTGCCTTTTTAA
- the hemB gene encoding porphobilinogen synthase, with amino-acid sequence MSLRPLFPDTRMRRLRYSKVVRDMVAETSLSADDLIMPLFVCPGEKVKNPIKSMPGNDQLSVDMLVEKCKELHAAGVKSVLLFGIPESKDEDGSVATHEHGIVQKATRAIKEVLPEMYIIADICNCEYTTHGHCGTIIDGDVDNDSTLVTLSAQAVSLAEAGVDMVAPSDMMDGRIAHMRAALDENCFEKMPIMAYSAKYASGFYGPFRDAADSAPQFGDRSTYQMDPRNSDEAIREVEMDIAEGADIVMVKPALSYLDVIYRTKHEFNTPVAAYNVSGEFSMVKAAQERDWIDGNRVMMEIMTSIKRAGADIIITYHAQEVAEILNKK; translated from the coding sequence ATGAGTTTAAGACCTCTTTTCCCTGATACAAGAATGAGAAGATTGCGTTACAGCAAAGTTGTACGTGATATGGTTGCAGAAACATCGCTTTCAGCAGATGATTTAATCATGCCACTTTTTGTTTGTCCGGGTGAGAAGGTTAAAAATCCAATTAAGTCGATGCCGGGTAACGATCAGTTATCGGTTGATATGTTGGTTGAAAAATGTAAAGAACTGCATGCTGCAGGTGTTAAATCGGTATTGCTTTTCGGTATTCCTGAGTCGAAAGACGAGGACGGATCAGTAGCGACTCATGAACATGGTATTGTTCAGAAGGCAACCCGTGCCATTAAAGAGGTTTTACCAGAAATGTATATCATTGCTGATATCTGCAATTGCGAGTACACAACTCACGGGCATTGTGGAACCATCATCGATGGTGATGTAGATAACGACAGCACTTTGGTAACACTATCTGCACAAGCTGTTTCTTTGGCTGAAGCTGGTGTTGATATGGTTGCTCCATCTGATATGATGGATGGTCGTATTGCTCATATGCGTGCTGCTTTGGATGAGAATTGTTTCGAGAAAATGCCAATTATGGCTTACTCGGCTAAATATGCTTCAGGATTTTACGGACCATTTAGAGATGCAGCTGATTCGGCTCCTCAGTTTGGTGACAGAAGTACCTACCAAATGGATCCTCGAAACAGCGACGAAGCCATTCGTGAGGTTGAGATGGATATTGCTGAAGGGGCAGATATCGTAATGGTGAAGCCGGCATTGAGTTACCTTGATGTGATTTACCGTACCAAGCACGAGTTTAATACGCCTGTTGCAGCTTATAATGTAAGTGGTGAATTCTCTATGGTAAAAGCAGCTCAGGAAAGAGATTGGATTGATGGAAATCGTGTGATGATGGAAATTATGACATCGATTAAACGTGCGGGTGCTGATATCATCATTACTTACCATGCACAGGAAGTGGCTGAGATTCTTAATAAAAAATAA
- a CDS encoding uroporphyrinogen-III synthase: MPLAKSNNILVTRSLNSEHLKYAKELNLSVTAKAFITVDLQELTEDTINRINTKEQSSWIFTSQNAVKSISDHIDNLINIKDKKAFAVGIKTAHALLDLGIKASVPKLHNSQSLIDLLETQSANSYIHFSGNLRQSNISEFMQEKEFEFEEIECYKTNLTQPDLEVSTFDAVCFCSPSAVVSFFSKYKIHEKIPCVAIGSTTAVKLLDYSEHVVMADNTNVYSLLEMCHNYLNS; the protein is encoded by the coding sequence ATGCCATTAGCAAAATCAAATAATATACTTGTAACAAGATCATTAAACTCTGAACATTTAAAATACGCAAAAGAATTAAATCTTTCTGTTACCGCTAAAGCATTTATTACAGTTGATTTGCAAGAACTTACTGAAGATACAATTAATCGAATTAACACGAAAGAACAATCGAGTTGGATTTTCACAAGTCAGAATGCAGTCAAAAGTATTTCTGATCATATCGACAATTTGATAAATATAAAAGACAAAAAAGCTTTTGCCGTTGGCATTAAAACAGCACATGCCCTGCTTGATTTAGGAATAAAAGCAAGTGTCCCTAAGCTTCACAATTCACAATCATTAATTGATTTATTAGAAACGCAAAGTGCAAACTCTTACATTCACTTTTCAGGTAATTTACGTCAAAGTAATATTTCTGAGTTCATGCAAGAAAAAGAGTTTGAATTTGAAGAAATAGAATGTTACAAAACAAATCTAACACAACCAGACCTTGAGGTTTCCACATTTGATGCTGTTTGTTTTTGTAGCCCAAGTGCAGTGGTTAGTTTTTTTAGTAAATACAAAATCCATGAAAAGATACCTTGTGTAGCAATTGGAAGTACAACAGCCGTTAAGTTATTAGATTACTCAGAACACGTTGTTATGGCGGATAATACAAATGTTTATTCGTTACTAGAAATGTGTCACAATTATTTAAACTCATAA
- a CDS encoding RelA/SpoT family protein has translation MTENNREEERRQILFRYKHLLKTCTNIITRADLKLVRKAFVLSLEDHDGERRTNGDPAIYKTLSTAQIVVDELGLGRTSVICSLLYDIVQKKRITLDEVNNLFGPKVTQIIDGLVKVTDIYNQNPTLQSENFRKLLLSFADDVRVVLIIMADRLFNLRSLENKTAKEQVALAKEIEFLYIPFAHRLGMYNVKSDMEDLALRYLQPEIYFDIEKKLKDSEEQRQKFINDFIEPIKTELDQQGLKYKIKARTKSIASILHKMKTKQVEFEEVYDIFAIRIILKASAKKEKSECWKVYSAVSDLYRPNPKRLRDWITIPKSNGYESLHTTVMAPDKRWVEVQIRSKRMNKVAEQGFAAHWKYKGGKGEGGGLDSWLQDIREVLESQGGDSIDLIDNFKADLYNKEIYVFTPKGDLKQLSAGATLLDFAYSIHSDVGDKCIGGTVNQKNVPIRQVLNNGDQVSVTTSNSQKPKSDWLNFVVSTKAKNKIRQSMNEEMLKEADLGKETLKRRMKNWKIEFCDENIRKLMTYYKYKLAVDLYCGIESEEHDLSEIKDILTDKKEVEKVVAPESPDYSQRKITKEGEDVLIVDENISNVEYSLANCCNPIFGDDIFGFITIGKGIRIHRIGCSNAREMQSRYPYRVVKANWTDKGSASYQAILHITGDDELGIVSNISDVISKDLRVQMRSISVDTNAGAFVGNVTVVIASTEHLDTLIVKLKKIKGVHRVSRYDAVS, from the coding sequence ATGACTGAGAACAATAGAGAAGAAGAGAGAAGACAGATATTATTTCGTTACAAGCATTTGCTTAAAACATGCACGAATATAATTACAAGGGCAGATTTAAAATTGGTTCGAAAAGCATTCGTTTTAAGTTTAGAAGATCATGATGGAGAGAGGAGAACGAATGGGGATCCCGCCATTTACAAAACGCTATCAACGGCGCAAATTGTAGTTGATGAATTAGGTTTAGGGCGTACTTCAGTTATTTGCTCATTATTATATGATATTGTACAAAAAAAGAGAATTACTTTAGATGAAGTAAACAATCTCTTTGGACCGAAAGTGACCCAAATTATTGATGGTCTAGTTAAGGTTACCGATATCTATAATCAAAATCCAACATTGCAATCAGAGAATTTCAGGAAACTGTTGCTAAGCTTTGCCGATGATGTTCGAGTGGTGTTGATTATTATGGCTGATCGTTTGTTTAACCTGCGAAGCCTAGAGAATAAAACAGCTAAAGAGCAAGTGGCATTGGCAAAAGAAATCGAGTTTCTTTATATTCCATTTGCACATCGTTTGGGAATGTACAATGTGAAATCTGACATGGAAGATTTGGCATTGCGATATTTACAACCAGAAATTTACTTCGATATAGAGAAGAAATTGAAGGATAGTGAAGAACAGCGTCAAAAATTCATTAATGATTTTATAGAGCCAATAAAAACAGAATTAGATCAGCAAGGTTTAAAATATAAAATTAAAGCAAGAACAAAATCGATTGCTTCTATTCTTCACAAAATGAAGACAAAGCAGGTTGAATTTGAAGAGGTTTACGATATTTTTGCAATTCGAATTATTCTAAAAGCATCGGCCAAGAAAGAAAAATCGGAATGTTGGAAAGTTTATTCTGCAGTTAGTGATTTATATCGTCCTAATCCAAAGCGATTACGAGATTGGATCACCATTCCCAAGTCGAATGGATATGAGTCTTTACACACAACTGTAATGGCTCCAGATAAACGTTGGGTTGAAGTTCAGATTCGTAGCAAGAGAATGAATAAGGTTGCGGAACAAGGATTTGCAGCACACTGGAAATACAAAGGAGGAAAAGGTGAAGGTGGCGGATTAGATTCATGGCTTCAAGATATTCGTGAAGTTCTTGAAAGTCAAGGTGGAGATTCTATTGATTTGATTGATAACTTTAAGGCAGATTTATACAATAAAGAAATTTATGTATTTACTCCTAAAGGAGATCTAAAGCAATTATCTGCTGGAGCAACTTTATTGGATTTTGCTTATTCCATCCATTCAGATGTGGGTGATAAGTGTATTGGAGGTACCGTAAATCAGAAAAATGTTCCCATAAGACAAGTTTTAAACAATGGAGATCAAGTTTCGGTTACAACATCCAATTCTCAAAAACCAAAATCCGATTGGTTAAATTTTGTAGTGTCTACAAAGGCAAAAAACAAAATTCGTCAGTCGATGAATGAGGAAATGCTAAAAGAGGCTGATTTAGGAAAAGAGACTCTGAAGCGTAGAATGAAAAATTGGAAAATTGAGTTTTGTGATGAAAACATCAGAAAATTAATGACCTATTACAAGTACAAGTTAGCTGTTGATTTGTATTGTGGAATTGAGTCGGAAGAGCATGATTTATCCGAAATAAAAGACATCCTTACTGATAAAAAAGAAGTAGAGAAGGTTGTCGCTCCTGAATCTCCAGATTATTCACAAAGAAAAATTACGAAAGAGGGAGAGGATGTTCTAATTGTTGATGAGAATATTTCGAATGTTGAATATTCCTTAGCAAATTGTTGTAATCCTATTTTTGGAGATGATATTTTTGGCTTTATTACCATAGGAAAAGGAATTAGAATTCATCGTATAGGTTGCTCAAATGCGAGGGAAATGCAGAGTCGTTACCCATATCGAGTTGTTAAGGCAAATTGGACTGATAAAGGATCTGCTTCTTATCAAGCAATATTGCACATTACAGGTGACGATGAATTAGGGATAGTAAGTAATATTTCTGATGTAATTTCAAA
- the hemE gene encoding uroporphyrinogen decarboxylase → MSQSIFLDTINGIKRERPPVWFMRQAGRVLPSYMKLRESYGFKHMMEEPKLAAEVTLLPIHDLGVDAAILFSDILVIPEALGMELSFEGKGPTFKTALKDVEDPLKFLTDMPEKLEHIYKAIDEILATKPAEIPLIGFCGGPLTTLCYMFQGFSQNLNFPDFVPAIYRDKATMKKLVTRITEMSIHYALKQVEHGIQAFQLFETHAGLIPIELYKEVFLPSVKAILGAVRAKGVKTIYLPKGLGTGINMVNHDLCDCVSVDWQTPLHEVRKIVGEDMILQGNFDPRTLLADKNAIDQEFEYHLNYGRKDHKWIFNLGHGLLPNIPVENVKYLIDKVKTSDWGR, encoded by the coding sequence ATGAGTCAATCAATATTTCTAGATACAATAAACGGCATTAAGCGCGAAAGACCACCTGTGTGGTTTATGCGCCAAGCCGGACGCGTGTTACCTTCGTATATGAAACTTCGCGAAAGCTATGGCTTTAAACATATGATGGAAGAGCCAAAGCTGGCAGCTGAGGTGACTTTGCTTCCTATTCACGATTTGGGTGTCGATGCGGCTATTCTATTTTCTGATATTCTTGTGATTCCTGAAGCCCTGGGTATGGAGTTGAGCTTTGAAGGAAAAGGACCGACCTTTAAAACAGCCCTTAAGGATGTTGAAGATCCATTGAAATTCCTGACGGATATGCCTGAGAAATTGGAGCATATTTATAAGGCAATTGATGAAATTTTAGCGACCAAACCAGCTGAAATTCCTTTGATCGGATTCTGTGGCGGACCCTTAACCACTTTGTGTTATATGTTCCAGGGTTTTAGCCAGAACCTGAACTTTCCTGACTTTGTACCTGCCATTTACCGCGATAAGGCGACCATGAAAAAGTTGGTGACTCGTATTACGGAGATGAGTATCCATTATGCACTGAAGCAAGTGGAGCATGGCATACAAGCTTTTCAGTTGTTCGAAACGCATGCAGGTTTAATTCCTATCGAATTGTATAAAGAGGTGTTCTTACCATCGGTAAAAGCAATTCTTGGAGCCGTACGTGCCAAAGGTGTAAAGACAATTTACTTGCCTAAGGGATTGGGTACAGGTATCAATATGGTGAATCACGATTTGTGCGACTGTGTGAGTGTCGATTGGCAAACACCCTTGCACGAGGTTCGTAAGATTGTAGGCGAGGATATGATTCTTCAGGGAAACTTCGATCCCAGAACCTTACTTGCTGATAAGAATGCCATTGATCAGGAATTCGAATACCATCTGAATTATGGTCGTAAAGATCACAAGTGGATTTTCAACCTGGGACATGGTTTGTTGCCAAACATCCCTGTTGAGAATGTGAAATACTTGATTGATAAAGTAAAAACCTCTGATTGGGGAAGATAA
- a CDS encoding acyl-CoA dehydratase activase gives MRQAGIDIGSRSIELVVIEEGKVVVSKQAESGFNPVERVEELIADVSFDKVMATGYGRASLEIAFDYPTITEIKAYGIGAAALHPGVRGILDIGGQDTKVISLNEKGKVFKFEMNDKCAAGTGKFLEMMATSLGYEQHTLGLEALKGQEGIEINSMCAVFAESEVTSLLAKGCQRADIALAIHQSVCRRAVGMIKRQDLKAPILFAGGVANNSCMIHLLQQTLGEDLIIPESPQFVGAYGAAVLAGLQ, from the coding sequence ATGAGACAAGCAGGAATAGATATTGGCTCTAGAAGCATTGAATTGGTAGTAATTGAAGAGGGAAAGGTAGTTGTAAGTAAGCAAGCTGAATCTGGTTTCAATCCGGTTGAACGTGTCGAGGAATTAATTGCAGATGTCTCTTTCGATAAGGTGATGGCTACTGGTTATGGCCGTGCCAGTCTGGAAATAGCATTTGATTATCCTACCATTACAGAGATTAAAGCATATGGAATAGGTGCAGCAGCTTTGCATCCAGGTGTTCGTGGTATTCTTGATATTGGTGGTCAGGACACCAAGGTTATTTCTTTGAATGAAAAGGGCAAGGTGTTTAAATTTGAGATGAATGATAAATGTGCTGCAGGGACTGGTAAGTTTCTGGAAATGATGGCAACAAGCTTAGGTTATGAGCAACATACTCTTGGCTTGGAAGCATTGAAAGGACAGGAGGGAATCGAAATTAATAGCATGTGTGCTGTATTTGCTGAATCTGAAGTAACTTCTCTTTTGGCAAAAGGATGCCAACGTGCTGATATTGCATTGGCTATTCATCAATCAGTTTGTCGTCGTGCTGTTGGTATGATCAAACGTCAGGATTTAAAAGCACCAATACTATTTGCTGGCGGTGTTGCAAACAATTCTTGTATGATTCATTTACTGCAACAAACGCTAGGAGAAGATCTAATTATTCCTGAATCTCCGCAATTTGTAGGTGCTTATGGTGCCGCTGTTTTAGCAGGATTACAGTAA